One genomic window of Luteitalea pratensis includes the following:
- the hppD gene encoding 4-hydroxyphenylpyruvate dioxygenase has translation MPNNPLRLKSIHHVKFVVGNAKQAAYYYRKAFGFSQFAYSGLETGSRHLASYAMEQGKARFVLATPYRTNSPEAAHLHTHGDGIVDIAFHVEDADAAYHAAVERGAEPALHPTTLNDEYGSVRHSAIKTYGDTIHSFYSFRDYTGPFLPGYVAREVPGEDVGILRVDHMVGNVELGKMDVWADWYSKVLGFARYISFDDKDISTEYSALMSIVMSDNSYAIKFPLNEPAAGKRKSQIDEYLDFYNGPGVQHVALLTQDIEQTVTRLRDNGVEFLSVPDSYYDLLPQRVGQIDEALDMIRSLRILVDRDEEGYLLQLFSRPVEDRPTVFYEIIQRKGSRGFGKGNFRALFEAIEREQALRGNL, from the coding sequence TTGCCCAACAATCCCCTACGTCTCAAGAGCATCCACCACGTCAAGTTCGTGGTCGGCAATGCCAAACAAGCGGCCTACTACTATCGCAAGGCCTTCGGGTTCTCGCAGTTCGCATACAGCGGACTCGAGACCGGCAGCCGGCATCTCGCCAGCTATGCGATGGAGCAGGGCAAGGCCCGCTTCGTGCTCGCCACGCCGTACCGTACCAACTCGCCGGAAGCCGCCCACCTCCACACGCACGGCGACGGCATCGTCGACATCGCGTTCCATGTCGAGGATGCCGATGCGGCATACCACGCCGCGGTCGAGCGAGGCGCCGAGCCGGCCCTCCATCCGACGACCCTGAACGACGAGTACGGGTCGGTCCGCCACAGCGCCATCAAGACGTATGGCGACACGATCCATTCGTTCTACTCGTTTCGCGATTACACCGGGCCGTTCCTGCCCGGATACGTCGCTCGCGAGGTCCCCGGGGAGGACGTCGGCATTCTGCGCGTCGATCACATGGTCGGCAACGTGGAACTCGGCAAGATGGACGTCTGGGCCGACTGGTACAGCAAGGTTCTCGGCTTCGCCCGGTACATCAGCTTCGACGACAAGGACATCTCGACCGAGTACAGCGCGCTCATGAGCATCGTGATGAGCGACAACTCGTACGCCATCAAGTTCCCGCTCAACGAGCCAGCCGCCGGCAAGCGCAAGAGCCAGATCGACGAGTATCTGGACTTCTACAACGGGCCGGGCGTGCAGCACGTCGCGTTGCTGACGCAGGACATCGAGCAGACGGTCACCAGGCTTCGCGACAACGGCGTCGAGTTCCTGAGCGTGCCCGATTCCTACTACGACCTGCTGCCACAGCGTGTCGGCCAGATCGACGAAGCGCTGGACATGATCCGGTCCCTGCGCATTCTCGTCGACCGAGACGAAGAGGGCTACCTCCTGCAGCTGTTCTCGAGGCCCGTGGAGGATCGCCCGACGGTGTTCTACGAGATCATCCAGCGGAAGGGTAGCCGTGGGTTCGGGAAGGGGAATTTCCGGGCCCTCTTCGAAGCCATCGAGCGCGAACAGGCGCTCCGCGGAAACTTGTAG
- the fahA gene encoding fumarylacetoacetase has product MIDHTHDPVARTWLAPDSEDTHAFALQTLPYGAFSLPGHDNVRRIGVGIAGHILDLAAAQQLGLVDDLDGALRPALRVPHLNALLALTPAQWSALRHRLFALFVDDDSGWKGARDVIRQCLVPMAAAHMHLPFDVGDYTDFYASIHHATNVGTMLRPEQPLLPNYRHVPIGYHGRASSIVVSGTPVRRPSGQVLPQGQTAPRFGPSQRLDYELEVGLVIGGENALGEPVPIGRALDRVFGVVLLNDWSARDIQAWEYQPLGPFLAKSFATTISAWVVPLAALAPRRVAVVRAASDPPPLPYLLDAADQSSGALDLDIEVRLSSTRMRELGEPPHLVSRSNMRDLYWTPAQLVAHHTSNGCNLRPGDLLGTGTVSGPQPESRGCLLERTWRGTDPITLPTGETRRFLEDGDRVEFGAAVGLTCCGEIVPARDLTDHGRMPGMAPGAPD; this is encoded by the coding sequence GTGATCGATCACACGCACGATCCGGTGGCCAGAACGTGGTTGGCGCCCGATTCAGAAGACACCCACGCGTTCGCGCTGCAGACGCTGCCGTACGGGGCCTTCTCGCTTCCCGGGCACGACAATGTGCGGCGCATCGGCGTCGGCATCGCGGGACACATACTCGACCTCGCGGCGGCGCAGCAACTGGGTCTCGTGGACGATCTCGATGGGGCACTGAGGCCGGCGTTGCGCGTGCCGCACCTCAATGCGCTCCTCGCATTGACGCCGGCGCAGTGGTCGGCACTGCGTCACCGCCTCTTCGCGCTCTTCGTCGACGATGACAGCGGTTGGAAGGGCGCACGCGACGTCATCCGGCAGTGCCTCGTGCCCATGGCCGCGGCGCACATGCACCTGCCGTTCGACGTCGGCGACTATACGGATTTCTACGCGTCGATCCACCACGCGACCAACGTCGGGACGATGCTACGGCCGGAGCAGCCACTGTTGCCGAACTACCGGCACGTGCCCATCGGTTATCACGGCCGGGCCTCGTCCATCGTCGTCAGTGGTACGCCGGTGCGTCGACCGTCCGGACAGGTGCTCCCGCAGGGGCAGACCGCGCCCCGGTTCGGCCCATCGCAGCGCCTGGACTACGAGCTGGAAGTGGGCCTGGTCATCGGCGGCGAGAACGCACTCGGCGAACCGGTGCCGATCGGGCGAGCGCTCGATCGTGTCTTCGGGGTCGTGCTGCTCAACGACTGGTCGGCGCGTGACATCCAGGCCTGGGAGTACCAACCACTTGGGCCGTTCCTGGCAAAGAGCTTCGCCACTACCATCAGCGCATGGGTCGTGCCGCTCGCCGCGCTGGCGCCGCGGCGTGTAGCCGTCGTACGAGCGGCGAGTGATCCGCCGCCGTTGCCGTACCTGCTGGACGCGGCGGACCAGTCCAGCGGCGCGCTCGACCTCGACATCGAGGTGCGCCTGTCCAGCACTCGCATGCGCGAGTTGGGTGAACCGCCGCACCTGGTGAGTCGCAGCAACATGCGCGACCTGTACTGGACGCCGGCGCAACTGGTCGCACATCACACCAGCAACGGCTGCAACCTGCGCCCCGGGGACCTGCTGGGCACCGGCACCGTCTCCGGCCCGCAGCCCGAATCGCGGGGATGCCTGCTCGAGCGCACATGGCGCGGCACCGATCCGATCACGCTGCCAACGGGGGAGACGCGGCGGTTTCTCGAAGATGGGGATCGTGTGGAGTTCGGGGCAGCTGTCGGGTTGACCTGCTGTGGGGAAATCGTGCCTGCAAGGGACCTCACCGATCATGGGCGCATGCCTGGGATGGCACCCGGAGCGCCTGACTGA